Within the Marinobacter sp. SS13-12 genome, the region TCAAGTATCGATGTAGGCGTATTCGCCAACCGATCACATTACTTCAGGACAGACGAAGTTGAAGACAGCGTCGGTTTTTTCATTAATCACAGTCGTACGATTTCAACCTTGCTTTCTCTTCAGACAAGGGCCAGGTATCAGCATCGTACATTTGCTGACGACCTGAACGATGACACCTATAGTGCAGACATTGGTCTGGTTTACGAGCTGACTCAGGATCTCGATATCAGCGGTCGCGTTGGTCACACCACCCGGGACAGTGATTCGGGAATCAGCGAATACCACGAGAACTGGGCCTCACTGAGCCTTGACTACCGGTTTTTCTGATATTCAGTCGCATTAGTACGTCTAGGATCTGGAGCAATATGGAAGTGACAAAGAATGCGCTGACCATCGATGTGGAAGATTATTTTCAGGTGGCGGCTCTTGCGGAAGCCGTAGACCGGAATGACTGGGCATCGATGGAATACCGCGTCGAGGCCAACACCGATCGGCTGCTGGAGCTATTCTCACAAAGGGGCGTAAAAGCGACGTTCTTCACTCTTGGCTGGGTTGCTGAGCGGTCCCCTGAACTGGTCAGGCGTATCCAGAAAGCCGGGCACGAGATTGCGAGCCACGGTTACAGTCATCAGCTGGTTTACAATCAGACACCGGACGTGTTCCGGGATGAAACCCGAAAATCGAAACAGCTACTGGAAGACATCACCGGTGAACCAATTACCGGCTACAGGGCGGCCAGTTACTCCATTACTGCGCAGTCTCGCTGGGCACTGGATATTCTGTGCGAGGAAGGGTTTACCTGGGACTCTTCCATTTTTCCGGTACACCATGACCGCTACGGAATGCCGGGAACGCCCCATGAGCCCTATCGCCTGGAAGCGCCCGGTGGTGGTACATTAATCGAATTCCCGCTCTCCACATGCCCGCTGGGGAACTACCGGTTGCCGATAGCCGGAGGTGGTTACTTCCGCCT harbors:
- a CDS encoding XrtA system polysaccharide deacetylase, yielding MEVTKNALTIDVEDYFQVAALAEAVDRNDWASMEYRVEANTDRLLELFSQRGVKATFFTLGWVAERSPELVRRIQKAGHEIASHGYSHQLVYNQTPDVFRDETRKSKQLLEDITGEPITGYRAASYSITAQSRWALDILCEEGFTWDSSIFPVHHDRYGMPGTPHEPYRLEAPGGGTLIEFPLSTCPLGNYRLPIAGGGYFRLYPYWLSRWGLGKINRAGQPFIFYLHPWEIDTGQPRLKVKPLSRFRHYNNLNKCMGRLEQLLEDFRFGSVSDVLSETKIPAGAVVV